The genomic stretch aatgaaaataatttcatacaaagaggtgcatgaaaatacaaacaggtgagtgaaaatacaaacgagtgcgtaaaaataaaaacagatgggtgaaaatacaaacggataTGTGTAAATATGAAcgggtgcataaaaatacaaaacagatgcataaaaatacaaacgggtgtgtTAAAATGTGAAGGgttgcgtgaaaatacaaatgggtgtgtaaaaatacaaaatgggTGTGTACAAATATAAACgttgcgtgaaaatataaacgggtaTGTAAAAATGTAAAGAGGTtggtgaaaatacaaacgggtgtgtgaaaatataaataggtacataaaaatacaaacgaatgcgtaaattataaaaagggtgtgggaattataaaaggggtgcaaaagattataaaggggtgcgggagatattataatatatattattaatatatattataatctcCCGCACCACTTTataattcccgcaccccttGTATAATTCACgcacttattttaaaaatataaaccagtgcgtgaaaatgtgaagaggtgcgtgaaaatacaaaacgagCGCATAAAAACACAAACGGATGCGTAAAaatgtaaaagggtgcgtgaaaatacaaacgagtgcgtgaattataaaaaggggtgtgagaattataaaaggggtgcagaagattataaaggggtgcgagagatattataatatatattatattaataatatattatttttatatataaatatatatatattaatttttatatgatatatatctattatattaatatataatattatttttatattatattaatataatatatgttataatatatataatataatatatattaataatatatattataatctcCTGCACTACTTtataattcccgcaccctttttataattcacgcactcattttaaaaatataaacaggtgcgtgaaaatgtgaaagagtgtgtgaaaatacaaaacgagTACATAAAACACAAACAGAtgaacaaaaatgtaaaaaggtgcgtgaaaatacaaatgagtACGTGAATTATAAAAAGGTgcgaaaattataaaaaatgtgcGGGAATTATAAAGGGGTGTGGgagattataatataatatatattaataatatattatattatatattataatacaatataatatattattaatataatatatattataaaggggTGCGAGAGGTATTAACATATCTCTTGCACCCCTTTATAGTCTCCCGcacttattttataattcacgtatttatttgtatttttacacattcatttatattttcatacacttgtttatatttttgcgCACCActttgtataaatattatgttaataattCACGTATTTGCTTCACACACTGGTACAgaattatccaatcattctcCATAAAATTTCACTCACTCGCTTCACTGAAACTCCCTTGCATATCTCAGCTTTGCTTGGTCATGTTGAGTTCACCAAAGCTATTGTGAGCCAAAAGCCTCAACTTGTCACAGAGTTGGACTCTTTCAAACGCTCACCTCTTCACTTGGCTGCTGCTGAGGGCCACGGTGAAATTGTCAAAGAGCTGTTAATAGCAAATAAGGATGTGAGTATGGTTGCTGACCAAGAGGGGAGAATTCCTCTCCATTTGGCTGCAATGAGAGGGAGAGTTGAGGTGATACAAGAGCTTATAAGTGCAAAACCTGAGTCAATTCTTGTGCAAATCCATGGAGAAACAGCTCTACATTTATGTGTTAAGCATAATCATTTGGATGCACTCAAAGTATTGGTGTCATCAGTTGATGATGAGGAGTTTCTCAATTCCAAAAACCTTGAAGGGAACTCTATCTTGCAAGTATTTGCTATATTGTAGCAATATGAGGTACAAGTCTTCTTATCTCTTAATTTGCTTAAATTTTAGATAGGGTTGGATTTGGGTCGAGCTtgtttaagctcaagctcagtTTGAACGAGTCTAAAATGAACTCAACTCAATCGAGTTATAGTTCGaacaagcttgagcttgaaattGACTCtgtgagttaaatattttcaagtttgagaTTTGTGGGTGTTTAGTTTGTCAAGTTCATTACCCTGAAAAAATTTGACATGAAttgactaaaaaaaattattttgactaatacacatcaaaataacatcgttttaatactgAATCGAGTTTAAAGTCTGAGctcgagccaaactcaaacttgactaCACTTTTGAAGTGAACTCAAGTTTAAATATCGAaacgagcttgagcttgaatctGCTTAAATCGAACCGAGCTCAAGTCCCAAATAGCAGGCAGGCACTTCATGTTTGCTAGTTGTATAACACAACATATATGGTGAATTACTGAATTATCATTTTGCTCACTGTGTTCTCGTCTTATTTCAATTTGGCTGAACTTTATGCAGACCACTAGGTACTTGCTCTCAGTGCCAAAAATATGAGTGGATCTGAACTCCTTGACCAAAAATGGCTTTCCAGCCTTCGATGGAATCTGCAGAAATGACACAATTCAAAGGAATTTACAGAACAATCTCATCAAAGAAACAACCACCAAAGCTAAAACCATCCAAGCACcccaaaaatttaaatcaataataacatcATTCTTCAAATGGAGAAGGCTCAGCAAGCACAAGAGCGATCGCTATGAAGGAACAAGAGGCAACTTGATGGTGGTGGCCACTTTGATTGCCACCATGAGTTTCCAGATTACAACAAATCCACCAGGTGGCTACTGGCAAGAAGACACCGATCATTCGAAAGCTAAAACCTGCCCAAAGCGGGTAATTTGCAGAGCTGGAACTGCAATTCATGCACACACTGATGAGTACTACTACTTAACAATCGCGAGCACAATCTCATTCTCGGCATCGCTCAGCATAATTTTGTGGCTCATTAGTGGAGTTGCTCTCAGGAATAGAGTTTCTGTGGGAATTTTGGAGGTAAAAATGTGGGTTGCGTTGCTCTTTGTTGCCTATGCATACGCTCTCTCAATAAGCTTGGTAATGCCATATGATTATCTATTTCATAGTTTGAATAGCCCGTGGCTTCAGGTCTTCTCGGAAATTTGGGCTTTGTCGCTTATcgctataatttttatacatgtaaTAAGATTTTGCTTGTGGGTGTTGAAGAAGCTGATTTTGTGGCTAAATGGTGctgttttaagaagaaaaaacagcTTGATCAGCCTATGGTGAGTGTTTAGAAAGATCAGATTTAATCTTATTATCTATTGAAGTGGacacatttgatcaataaattatGCATGAACAAGAAAATTTCATGTAATATATTGATAGACTTGTTATATTCTATCAGTTAATGTTGCATTATGAGTTCTTATTTTGGatggaaatttaataaatgtttgattaatTATGGATTCTTAGCGCCCTAGCTAAGAGTCTAGATCCTAATTTGGATttctcatatattatatatatataaataataataataataatatcttatatatcttttttaatatataaataatgtgttgatatatgattaaatgttattttttttaatttgaaattatttaattatttgataatatacataaaatatacatatatttttgtatttaaagtagataaatatagttttattaataaaaaacataaaggGTTTTGTATTGAtcgaaatattattataacgtGTAGAGTCTATTTTTATATCAactcataaaatttataacaaaattccTAATACATTAACATATCatccactattttttttttaatgagaaatttttatttaagttaaactatTCTCTTAATATTGTACCACccatatcaattaaataaaattttaacaatattatatatatacatatttttaaatatataattatgtgttattatgtaattatatattattttatttttaatttaaaattatttaaccattatatatttaattgtatatgcataattttattatgccCGGGATTGTTTATGGATGTCCATGTGGATATTCATACACCCACCCACACCTGAACCCACCTTAAAGTGGATAGGATTTGTATGCCACCTTACATCAACTAGACAAAAACGTTAGAATCagctattttattattaatcaaaaacCGTCGGATGGTCACTTCTCTCAACCAATCAACGACTGATCATTCTCCAATTTCTTCCTCGCCCTCAGACAAAGCGACCTGACAACCGAATATTAAAACGAAACCTGCTGCCACGTGTTGGTTTCCCTTGAGCCGTTTTAATCTAAACTTACCTTTTATCCAGGTCACCCGAACATTTCTCTTCTCCTTTGTAGAATGTAGACTCTCTTCGATATTGTTTCGTACCTCGGTCTCTTTATTCCGGTAAGTCGAAACTCTCCGTCGATCTGGGTCTCCCttggttttttcatttgaagtccagaaacagaacaaaaaaaaaaagaaacaaaacagaGTAAACCAGAGCAAATTTTGTGTTGTTGTAATAGCTGTTTATtgtaaatgttttgattttattttggatgGAAATAGGAGGgaataaatagatgaaaaaattaaatttaacagatgtttgattttatttttttattaaatattattttatttttaatttaaaataacataattatatgatgacagtTGATGCAGAATGGTCCATTCATTCTCCATAAAATTTCACTCACTCCCTTCACTGAAACTCCCTTGTACATCTCAGCTTTGCTTGGTCATGTTGAGTTCACCGAGGCTATTGTGAGCCAAAAGCCTCAACTTGTCGCAGAGTTGGACTCTTTCAAACGCTCACCTCTTCACCTGGCTGCTGCTGAGGGCCACAGCGAAATTGTCAAAGAGCTGTTACTAGCAAATAAGGATTTGAGTATGTTTACTGACCAAGAGGGGAGAATTCCTCTCCATTTGGCTGCAATAAGAGGGAGAGTTGAGGTGACAAAAGAGCTTATAAGTGCAAAACCTGAGTCAATTTTTGAGCCAATCCGTGGAGAAACAGCTTTACATTTGTGTGTTAAGCTCAATCATTTGGATGCAGTCAAAGTATTGGTGTCATCAGTTGATGATGAGGAGTTTCTCAACTCCAAAAACCTTGAAGGAAACTCTATCTTGCAAGTATCTACTATGTTGCAGCAGTATGAGTCATAAGCCTTTTTATCTTATGCTTAATTTGCTTAAATTCTAAGTACGATGAAATTCAAACCGAGTTTATTTCAGTTTGAGCTAGGCTAGAATGAATCCAAAATGAGCTCAACTTAAGTGAGTTAAAACTTAAGTCtatgagttaaatatttttgagtttgagttttaaaggTGTTCAGTTCGTTAAATtcgtaaacttaaaaaaatttgacacaaattgactaaaaattgttgttttggccaatacacatcaaaatgatgttattttgctATAGAGTCGAGTTCAAAGCTCAATTTGAGTTCGAACTCAtgccaaactcaaactcaacttctTTCAAACAAGTCGAATTCGAACACTTTGAAGCGAGGTCAAGCTTGAATCTACTTAAATCAAACCGAGCTCGAGACCCAAAGAGCAGGCAGGCAC from Mangifera indica cultivar Alphonso chromosome 6, CATAS_Mindica_2.1, whole genome shotgun sequence encodes the following:
- the LOC123219633 gene encoding ankyrin repeat-containing protein ITN1-like, producing MSERVGVSSKRCIFSSRCESVMGCVEGCMEGCNNDEGNYPIILHKISLTRFTETPLHISALLGHVEFTKAIVSQKPQLVTELDSFKRSPLHLAAAEGHGEIVKELLIANKDVSMVADQEGRIPLHLAAMRGRVEVIQELISAKPESILVQIHGETALHLCVKHNHLDALKVLVSSVDDEEFLNSKNLEGNSILQVFAILPLAFDGICRNDTIQRNLQNNLIKETTTKAKTIQAPQKFKSIITSFFKWRRLSKHKSDRYEGTRGNLMVVATLIATMSFQITTNPPGGYWQEDTDHSKAKTCPKRVICRAGTAIHAHTDEYYYLTIASTISFSASLSIILWLISGVALRNRVSVGILEVKMWVALLFVAYAYALSISLILLVGVEEADFVAKWCCFKKKKQLDQPMLMQNGPFILHKISLTPFTETPLYISALLGHVEFTEAIVSQKPQLVAELDSFKRSPLHLAAAEGHSEIVKELLLANKDLSMFTDQEGRIPLHLAAIRGRVEVTKELISAKPESIFEPIRGETALHLCVKLNHLDAVKVLVSSVDDEEFLNSKNLEGNSILQVSTMLQQYES